In the Methanobacterium alcaliphilum genome, one interval contains:
- a CDS encoding 2-oxoacid:acceptor oxidoreductase family protein: protein MQPSKKSDELVEKVIKKPDSINDVFERKGGSAPTATHYCAGCGHGILHKLIGEALDELNIQERSVMISPVGCAVFAYYYFNCGNVQVAHGRAPAVGTGISRAEDDSIVMLYQGDGDLASIGLNETIQAANRGEKLAVFFVNNTVYGMTGGQMAPTTLLGEVTVTCPQGRDPRFAGYPLHMCELLDNLQAPVFIERVSVSDIKHIRKAKQAVKKALEIQRDGKGYAFVEVLSPCPTNLRQDALAAEKFINEEMEKEFPLRIFRDYAHEVEPLYRGESDFSKSSLDKIFHLKEDSTPDPIDDPEYKEKHVKIAGFGGQGVLSMGLTLAQAACAERRHVSWYPSYGPEQRGGTSSCAVVISGEMIGSPAVQKPDILIAFNQPSLEEFAEEVRKGGVIIYDSASGEFNAPKGVDKIAVPAMKIAKSMGVKRAANTVILGVLMHLGRSNLSKNAYREAVKHTFSSKPKLIDINLQILEAGAQWARENIEL, encoded by the coding sequence ATGCAACCTTCCAAAAAATCAGACGAACTGGTTGAAAAAGTTATTAAAAAACCAGACTCCATTAATGACGTTTTTGAAAGAAAAGGTGGAAGTGCTCCAACAGCTACTCATTACTGTGCAGGTTGCGGTCATGGGATATTGCACAAACTTATAGGTGAAGCGCTGGATGAACTTAATATTCAAGAGCGTTCTGTAATGATTAGTCCAGTGGGTTGTGCAGTTTTTGCCTATTATTATTTTAACTGCGGTAATGTTCAGGTGGCCCATGGAAGAGCACCTGCTGTTGGAACAGGAATTTCAAGAGCAGAAGATGATTCTATTGTTATGTTATATCAAGGTGATGGAGATCTGGCATCTATTGGACTGAATGAAACCATTCAAGCCGCTAACCGAGGGGAAAAATTAGCAGTTTTCTTTGTTAATAACACTGTTTATGGAATGACTGGAGGGCAAATGGCACCCACCACTCTTTTAGGTGAAGTTACGGTAACCTGTCCTCAGGGAAGGGATCCTCGTTTTGCAGGATATCCTCTGCACATGTGTGAACTATTGGATAATTTACAAGCCCCTGTTTTTATTGAAAGAGTTTCTGTATCAGATATTAAACACATTCGAAAAGCCAAACAAGCCGTGAAAAAAGCACTTGAAATACAGCGCGACGGTAAAGGATATGCTTTTGTGGAAGTACTCTCACCATGCCCTACTAATCTCCGTCAAGACGCATTAGCAGCTGAAAAATTCATAAATGAAGAAATGGAAAAGGAATTTCCTCTACGCATATTTAGAGATTACGCACATGAAGTTGAACCATTATATCGTGGGGAAAGTGATTTCTCCAAAAGTTCGCTTGATAAAATATTTCATTTAAAAGAGGACAGTACCCCCGATCCCATTGATGATCCAGAATATAAAGAAAAACATGTGAAAATTGCAGGATTTGGAGGTCAAGGCGTTTTAAGCATGGGCCTGACATTAGCTCAAGCAGCATGTGCAGAACGCAGGCATGTCTCATGGTACCCCTCATATGGTCCCGAGCAACGAGGAGGTACTTCCAGTTGTGCCGTAGTAATCTCTGGAGAGATGATTGGTTCTCCAGCAGTACAAAAGCCAGATATTTTAATTGCATTTAATCAGCCTTCTCTAGAGGAATTTGCAGAGGAAGTTCGGAAGGGAGGAGTTATTATATATGATTCTGCTTCTGGAGAATTTAATGCTCCTAAAGGCGTGGATAAAATTGCAGTTCCAGCTATGAAAATAGCAAAAAGTATGGGTGTGAAAAGAGCCGCCAATACTGTAATTTTGGGTGTTTTAATGCATTTGGGACGTAGTAATCTTTCTAAAAATGCATATAGGGAAGCAGTTAAACACACTTTCTCTTCAAAACCAAAGCTCATTGATATAAACCTCCAAATATTAGAAGCCGGTGCTCAATGGGCACGGGAAAATATAGAATTATAA
- the trxB gene encoding thioredoxin-disulfide reductase, with translation MEEYDIIIIGAGPGGITAGIYAGRQGTSTIMLEKGPAGGLGLEVPLMENYPGYEMIAGMSLIAEMKKQALKTSTLQEMEEVKSLTLKGNLFHVKTVKREYTAHAVILSTGSRHKKLDVPGEKELLGRGVCYCATCDGPLYAGKKVLMVGGGNSAAQEAIFLKNIGCDVILVHRRDQLRAEQYLQDQLKAQDIDIIWDSAVVEIKGDPFVETVTLKNLKTSQITEQKVNGIFISIGDEPINQLAKELGVELDTAGYIITDKFQRTNIKHVYAAGDVTGGFKQWVVACSEGAVAAMAAYNDLQKL, from the coding sequence ATGGAAGAATACGATATTATAATAATCGGAGCCGGACCGGGAGGTATAACTGCAGGAATATATGCTGGAAGGCAAGGCACAAGTACCATTATGTTAGAAAAAGGCCCTGCTGGTGGTTTAGGTTTAGAAGTGCCTCTGATGGAAAACTACCCCGGCTATGAAATGATTGCGGGTATGAGTTTAATTGCCGAGATGAAAAAGCAAGCCCTGAAAACTTCTACACTACAAGAGATGGAAGAAGTAAAATCATTGACCCTAAAAGGGAATTTATTCCATGTTAAAACAGTTAAAAGAGAATATACTGCTCATGCAGTCATATTAAGTACAGGGAGCCGGCACAAAAAGCTGGACGTTCCTGGTGAAAAAGAACTTCTGGGAAGAGGAGTATGTTATTGTGCTACCTGTGACGGACCATTATATGCTGGTAAAAAAGTATTGATGGTTGGCGGTGGGAACTCCGCTGCTCAAGAAGCAATATTCCTTAAAAATATTGGGTGTGACGTCATTTTAGTTCATCGAAGGGATCAATTACGTGCAGAGCAATATTTACAAGACCAACTTAAAGCACAGGATATAGATATTATATGGGATAGTGCAGTTGTAGAAATTAAAGGCGATCCATTTGTTGAAACAGTTACCCTGAAAAATTTAAAGACTTCCCAAATAACTGAGCAAAAAGTGAATGGTATTTTTATATCCATTGGTGACGAACCCATAAATCAACTGGCCAAAGAGTTGGGTGTAGAACTAGACACTGCAGGATACATTATAACAGATAAATTCCAAAGAACCAATATAAAACACGTATATGCTGCAGGAGATGTAACTGGAGGATTTAAGCAGTGGGTAGTAGCTTGCAGTGAAGGAGCCGTTGCAGCCATGGCCGCATATAACGATTTACAGAAATTGTAA
- the gatE gene encoding Glu-tRNA(Gln) amidotransferase subunit GatE → MDWDELGLKMGLEIHQQLNSKSKLFCPCSCDLIDDEADFEIVRNLRPTQSELGKIDRAAFEEARRKLHFIYQAYSNETCLVEADEEPPHPLNEEALELAMTIASLLNMRIVDEFHTMRKQVIDGSNTGGFQRTGLVATQGYLETPHGKVVIDNLCLEEDAARRIENKEEGVVFRLDRLGIPLVEITTDPSIHHPEQVKEVAYQLGQVLRSTKVKRGLGTIRQDLNISIKKGARVEVKGVQDLDLMPTIVEREVQRQLKLVEIRDKLIKRNAKIPNKIYDVKSLFKDTKSKIIASAPSVMAIKLEGFNGLVGIEIQPGRRLGTEFSGYAKKLGVSGIFHTDELPAYGIQPEEVENLKNATNASPEDAVIIVAHEKYIACSALKEVQRRAKMALDGVVEETRKALNDGNTEYLRPLPTSSRMYLETDTPLFVINREYVEKIKSNLPELPQEKKERIIKQYEISEDLAGQLVRRNKVGDFEEILGQLDVDKTVVGSILAYSLKELKRDGHDVENLDLSLIVDTLKLLENGKVSKDALAQILGYVADNKTTPSDAAQALDLIMLTEDDVASIIEKIISSNSKMVEERGMGAMGPLMGMAMKELKGKADGKLVNKLLKENLQKFM, encoded by the coding sequence ATGGATTGGGATGAATTAGGACTTAAAATGGGATTAGAAATACACCAACAACTTAATAGTAAGAGTAAACTTTTCTGTCCTTGCAGCTGTGATTTAATTGATGATGAAGCTGATTTTGAAATTGTTAGAAATTTGAGACCAACTCAAAGCGAGCTAGGTAAAATTGATAGGGCTGCATTTGAAGAGGCTCGGAGAAAATTACATTTTATTTATCAGGCATATTCAAATGAAACTTGTCTGGTGGAAGCAGACGAAGAACCACCACATCCTTTAAATGAAGAAGCTTTAGAACTGGCTATGACTATTGCTTCTCTTCTGAATATGAGAATTGTTGATGAATTCCATACCATGCGAAAACAGGTTATTGATGGAAGTAACACCGGAGGTTTTCAGCGAACCGGGCTTGTAGCTACCCAAGGTTATTTAGAAACTCCTCATGGGAAAGTTGTAATTGATAATCTCTGTTTAGAAGAAGACGCCGCTCGAAGAATTGAAAATAAAGAGGAAGGAGTTGTATTTAGATTAGATAGATTAGGAATTCCTCTGGTGGAAATCACTACTGATCCCTCAATTCACCACCCAGAACAGGTCAAAGAAGTTGCATATCAATTGGGGCAGGTGTTGAGAAGTACTAAAGTGAAAAGAGGTCTTGGGACCATTAGACAAGACTTAAATATATCTATAAAAAAAGGCGCCCGTGTTGAAGTTAAAGGTGTTCAAGACCTGGACTTAATGCCCACCATTGTAGAAAGAGAAGTTCAGCGCCAGCTAAAACTTGTGGAGATTAGAGATAAACTAATTAAAAGGAATGCAAAAATTCCAAACAAAATATATGATGTTAAATCATTATTTAAAGATACAAAATCAAAAATCATAGCCAGTGCCCCCAGTGTAATGGCTATTAAATTAGAAGGATTTAATGGATTAGTGGGTATCGAAATTCAACCAGGAAGAAGACTTGGAACAGAATTTTCAGGATATGCTAAAAAATTAGGAGTTTCTGGAATATTCCACACAGATGAATTACCTGCTTATGGAATCCAGCCCGAAGAAGTTGAAAATCTGAAAAATGCAACTAATGCATCCCCAGAAGATGCAGTGATCATAGTGGCTCATGAGAAATATATTGCCTGTTCTGCACTAAAAGAAGTTCAACGCAGGGCAAAAATGGCCTTAGACGGAGTCGTAGAAGAAACAAGAAAAGCATTAAATGACGGAAATACTGAATATTTAAGACCTCTTCCCACATCCAGCAGGATGTATCTAGAAACCGACACCCCATTATTTGTGATTAATAGAGAATACGTTGAAAAAATTAAATCTAACCTACCCGAGCTACCCCAAGAGAAGAAAGAAAGAATTATTAAGCAATATGAAATCAGTGAAGATTTAGCAGGCCAGTTAGTTAGAAGAAACAAGGTAGGGGATTTTGAAGAAATATTGGGTCAATTAGATGTTGATAAAACAGTTGTTGGATCCATACTTGCTTATTCTCTTAAAGAACTTAAAAGAGACGGGCATGATGTTGAAAATCTTGATCTTTCTCTAATTGTAGATACTTTAAAACTTTTAGAAAATGGCAAAGTATCTAAAGATGCTCTTGCTCAGATATTGGGTTACGTGGCAGATAATAAAACCACACCATCCGATGCAGCACAAGCATTAGATCTAATAATGCTAACTGAAGATGATGTGGCATCCATTATTGAAAAAATAATCAGTTCTAACTCCAAAATGGTTGAAGAAAGAGGAATGGGTGCTATGGGGCCCCTTATGGGTATGGCTATGAAAGAATTAAAAGGAAAAGCGGATGGGAAATTAGTGAATAAACTTTTAAAAGAAAATCTTCAAAAATTCATGTGA
- the gatD gene encoding Glu-tRNA(Gln) amidotransferase subunit GatD: MNYQGFAEKLLKSLNVSIGDTLKIVKPDISYEGMLLDRSEDADDQHLVLKLESGYNIGINISEATVEIIKKSDKPKIELPSLNIKKDDVKPNVSIISTGGTVASIIDYKTGAVHPAFDAEDLIRANPELLEYANITGKSILNILSENMKPEYWVKAANSIADEISDGSYGVVVAHGTDTMHYTAAALSFILETPVPIIITGAQRSSDRPSSDAFLNLINSVSAAKSDIAEVMVCMHGTSNDSTCYLHRGTKVRKMHTSRRETFRSINTTPLAEIENGALKIDSTKSFKKRNEVELTIKDNIEPKVAYIKSFPGIQSEIIDYHLDKGYKGILLEGTGLGHCPENMVSSLERATDSNVPVVMTSQCLYGKVNMNVYSTGRKIMSAGAISGEDMLPETAYVKLIWALGQSDKLDEVKKIMITNIAGEMEEKSSMDYFLN; this comes from the coding sequence ATGAATTATCAAGGATTTGCTGAAAAATTATTAAAATCATTGAATGTGTCAATTGGAGATACCTTAAAAATTGTTAAACCAGATATATCCTATGAAGGAATGTTATTGGATAGATCAGAAGATGCTGATGATCAACACTTAGTTCTAAAATTAGAAAGTGGTTATAATATTGGTATAAACATCTCTGAAGCAACAGTAGAAATTATAAAGAAAAGTGATAAACCAAAAATAGAGCTTCCATCATTAAATATTAAAAAAGACGATGTAAAACCCAATGTTTCCATTATTTCAACTGGAGGTACAGTTGCTTCAATAATAGATTATAAAACAGGAGCTGTGCATCCGGCATTTGATGCTGAAGACCTTATACGTGCCAACCCTGAGCTCTTAGAGTATGCTAATATTACTGGAAAGTCAATACTAAATATTCTAAGCGAAAATATGAAACCAGAGTACTGGGTAAAAGCAGCTAATTCTATAGCAGATGAGATAAGTGATGGTTCATATGGAGTCGTAGTAGCTCATGGTACAGATACTATGCATTATACTGCGGCGGCATTGAGTTTTATTTTAGAAACTCCAGTTCCCATAATAATTACTGGAGCCCAAAGAAGTTCGGATCGTCCATCATCTGATGCATTTTTAAATTTAATAAACTCAGTATCGGCTGCGAAATCTGATATAGCGGAAGTTATGGTTTGTATGCACGGCACCAGTAATGATTCAACATGTTATCTTCATAGAGGTACCAAAGTAAGGAAAATGCACACATCTCGAAGAGAAACATTTAGAAGTATAAATACCACACCATTAGCTGAAATAGAAAATGGTGCATTAAAAATAGATTCAACAAAATCATTCAAAAAGAGGAATGAAGTTGAATTAACTATAAAAGACAATATAGAACCAAAAGTTGCTTATATTAAAAGTTTCCCAGGTATTCAAAGTGAAATAATAGATTATCATTTAGATAAAGGTTATAAAGGTATTTTACTGGAGGGCACTGGTCTTGGTCACTGCCCGGAAAATATGGTTTCTTCATTAGAAAGAGCAACAGATTCAAATGTGCCGGTGGTTATGACTTCCCAATGTCTTTATGGGAAAGTAAATATGAATGTTTATAGTACCGGGCGGAAAATCATGTCTGCAGGAGCCATATCTGGAGAGGATATGCTCCCTGAAACTGCTTATGTTAAATTAATCTGGGCTTTAGGTCAAAGCGATAAATTAGATGAAGTTAAAAAGATTATGATTACTAATATAGCAGGTGAAATGGAAGAAAAATCCTCGATGGATTATTTTCTAAATTAA